In one window of Thermoplasmata archaeon DNA:
- a CDS encoding acyl-CoA dehydratase activase codes for MVYKGLDIGSTTTKIVHLEDHTIAYKKIEPTIKFIYGSKKDWEDYITTGYGRYSVPSLKSIPEIRAHVLGAFWQTQLKNFTILDIGGQDFKIIYVKDSAIIDFYTNDKCAAGTGRFLEKMSTVFDIDIEELSSYYSNPVILNSVCTVFAETELISKIMEGKSKQSLMAGVNWTIFEKIKPFLKRYRSENLIFTGGVAKNKALKEIIEQETEFNVIIPEEPQLNGAIGCAYYLEKLKKHEIAEKSENF; via the coding sequence ATGGTATATAAAGGACTGGATATAGGTAGCACTACTACAAAAATAGTGCATTTAGAGGATCATACTATTGCATATAAAAAGATAGAGCCTACTATCAAATTTATATATGGGTCTAAAAAAGACTGGGAAGATTATATTACGACAGGATATGGGAGATATTCTGTTCCAAGTCTAAAAAGCATCCCGGAGATCAGGGCGCATGTGTTGGGAGCATTTTGGCAAACACAACTAAAAAATTTCACAATCTTGGACATTGGGGGTCAGGATTTCAAAATAATTTATGTTAAGGATTCAGCAATAATCGACTTTTACACTAATGATAAATGTGCAGCAGGAACGGGAAGGTTCTTAGAGAAGATGAGCACAGTATTCGATATAGACATAGAAGAGTTATCTTCTTATTACTCTAATCCAGTTATTTTAAATTCGGTCTGCACAGTTTTTGCAGAAACTGAATTAATATCCAAGATAATGGAAGGGAAATCAAAACAATCATTAATGGCTGGAGTGAACTGGACCATTTTCGAGAAAATAAAACCATTTTTGAAAAGATATAGGTCAGAGAATTTGATATTTACTGGCGGTGTGGCAAAGAACAAGGCATTAAAAGAGATCATAGAGCAAGAAACAGAGTTCAATGTTATTATTCCTGAAGAACCACAGCTAAACGGCGCAATAGGCTGTGCCTATTATCTTGAAAAACTGAAAAAACATGAAATCGCTGAAAAATCAGAAAATTTTTAA
- a CDS encoding 2-oxoacid:acceptor oxidoreductase subunit alpha, whose product MNDLIIRIAGAAGDGVQSAGTMLAKYFQRNGLYVFTYNYYQDLIRGGQSWYQIRVSNDKVKTHGNDLHILISLTSDGVFRHTNEKINEGGAAPLAKDGIAIFDESLKIGTKDPRFRELPLSAIAKKHSSNTLVRNMVALGSLIKAIRFEIEPMRKIIEEQFGAKGKIVTENEDALIDGYNSYLLEPFVTSLRITDRKTYLMGGGEAVGLGAVAAGMKAYFAYPMTPASSALHWLANHAIKYKILVKVVEDEISAINMAIGANYAGIRAMTGSSGGGFALMTEALGMAGMMEIPLVVYEAQRAGPSTGLPTKTEQSDLNQVLGASQGEYPKIILAPRNVEDCFYCTREAFNLAERYQLPVIVMSDLYLAERMEAVTDFNFDYNIDRGKIADSKFTDYKRYEYTDDGISYRAMPGTMNLMHEEDSDEHNEYGDVISDAVLDPILRGKSVEKRMRKLEEYIKTMPATPEYMLNDAEFIIVQWGSTQGVVEETVESLRKEGYKVGALEINRPYPMNPDIKDKLKNRRFVVVENNYTGQLARLIRSNFGLTPLKVITKYDGEPFYEKDLREEIKKLILNKEAL is encoded by the coding sequence GTGAATGATTTAATAATTAGAATAGCGGGGGCTGCAGGAGATGGAGTGCAGTCTGCAGGAACTATGCTAGCCAAATATTTTCAGAGAAACGGATTATATGTGTTCACCTACAATTACTATCAGGATCTGATTCGAGGTGGGCAAAGTTGGTATCAGATAAGGGTATCAAATGATAAAGTAAAAACTCATGGAAACGATTTGCATATACTTATATCTTTAACAAGTGACGGCGTTTTCAGGCATACCAATGAAAAAATAAATGAGGGCGGTGCGGCGCCGCTGGCGAAAGACGGTATTGCAATATTTGATGAAAGTCTGAAGATAGGAACAAAAGATCCAAGATTCAGAGAATTACCATTATCTGCGATCGCAAAAAAGCATAGCTCGAATACATTAGTAAGAAATATGGTCGCATTAGGCTCACTTATCAAGGCAATAAGATTCGAGATAGAACCAATGCGGAAAATAATAGAAGAACAGTTTGGGGCTAAAGGTAAAATCGTTACAGAAAACGAAGATGCCCTAATAGACGGTTATAACTCTTATTTATTGGAACCATTTGTTACTTCATTAAGAATTACAGATAGAAAAACATATTTGATGGGCGGAGGAGAAGCGGTTGGATTGGGCGCAGTAGCTGCTGGTATGAAAGCATATTTTGCATATCCTATGACTCCTGCATCCTCTGCTTTGCACTGGCTAGCAAATCATGCAATTAAATATAAGATTCTCGTAAAAGTTGTAGAAGATGAAATTTCGGCAATAAATATGGCTATTGGCGCTAATTATGCTGGAATAAGAGCCATGACCGGTTCTTCTGGTGGTGGATTTGCCTTGATGACCGAAGCATTAGGAATGGCTGGCATGATGGAGATACCTTTAGTTGTTTACGAAGCACAGAGAGCAGGGCCTTCGACAGGATTGCCAACAAAAACAGAGCAATCAGACCTCAATCAGGTTTTGGGAGCATCACAGGGAGAATATCCAAAGATTATTCTTGCACCCAGAAATGTAGAGGACTGCTTTTACTGTACAAGAGAAGCATTTAACCTTGCAGAAAGATATCAATTGCCTGTTATTGTTATGTCTGACCTCTATCTTGCAGAAAGAATGGAAGCTGTTACTGACTTTAACTTTGATTATAATATAGATCGTGGCAAGATCGCGGACTCTAAATTTACAGATTATAAAAGGTATGAATATACAGATGATGGAATCTCTTACAGAGCCATGCCCGGAACGATGAACCTGATGCATGAAGAGGATAGCGATGAGCATAATGAATATGGGGATGTCATAAGCGATGCGGTCTTAGACCCTATATTAAGGGGCAAGTCTGTAGAAAAGAGAATGAGAAAACTGGAGGAATATATAAAAACTATGCCTGCCACACCTGAATACATGCTCAATGATGCAGAGTTCATAATTGTTCAGTGGGGCTCTACACAGGGTGTAGTAGAAGAAACAGTAGAATCATTGCGAAAAGAAGGATATAAGGTAGGTGCTTTAGAGATAAACAGACCTTACCCCATGAATCCGGATATTAAAGATAAATTAAAAAATAGAAGGTTTGTGGTAGTCGAAAATAATTATACAGGTCAGCTAGCAAGGTTAATAAGATCTAATTTTGGATTGACGCCACTGAAAGTAATAACTAAATATGATGGAGAACCATTTTATGAAAAAGATTTAAGAGAAGAGATTAAAAAATTGATTTTAAATAAGGAGGCGCTATAA
- a CDS encoding Holliday junction resolvase — protein sequence MSGSVYERELKEILNGNDKIIERISKNLNEEEKTGYQSMLKHPFLVLRAAGSLGVDLVVIRDDFSFPIEVKSSKFEVIRFAEASSRAQNQALHLIQETERAHVFPVYAYRLKRAGGDPWRIFALKVEKLDGNLKLLHRLLPEVSMSSKGNYILKWNEGFPLNKLLSYMNFKKLKNTE from the coding sequence ATGAGCGGGAGTGTTTACGAACGTGAACTAAAAGAGATACTTAACGGAAATGATAAGATAATTGAAAGGATATCTAAAAACCTAAATGAAGAGGAGAAAACAGGATATCAATCGATGCTAAAACATCCATTTTTAGTTCTTAGAGCTGCCGGATCTTTGGGTGTAGATCTGGTTGTCATAAGAGATGATTTTTCATTTCCTATTGAAGTGAAAAGCTCAAAGTTCGAAGTAATAAGATTTGCAGAAGCGAGTAGCAGAGCTCAGAATCAGGCATTGCACCTGATACAGGAAACTGAACGTGCACATGTGTTTCCTGTTTATGCATACAGGCTCAAGAGGGCTGGAGGAGATCCATGGAGAATATTTGCTCTGAAAGTCGAAAAATTGGACGGAAACCTGAAATTATTGCATAGGTTATTGCCTGAAGTTTCAATGTCCTCAAAAGGTAACTATATTTTAAAATGGAATGAAGGATTTCCATTAAATAAACTTTTGAGTTATATGAACTTTAAAAAGCTAAAGAACACTGAATAA
- a CDS encoding transcription factor S, translating to MFCPKCGALMYPSGGKLVCKKCGYSEDIGNKDIRVVEKSKEKELIVITEELNTLPVDDNVTCPKCDQTGAYYMIRQTRASDEPETRFYICKHCGYKWREY from the coding sequence ATGTTCTGTCCTAAATGTGGTGCTTTAATGTATCCTTCTGGAGGTAAATTAGTATGCAAAAAATGTGGATATTCAGAGGATATTGGAAATAAGGATATTAGAGTTGTTGAAAAAAGCAAAGAAAAAGAGTTGATCGTTATTACGGAAGAATTAAATACACTGCCTGTGGATGACAATGTTACCTGCCCAAAATGCGATCAAACTGGAGCGTATTATATGATAAGGCAGACCCGTGCATCGGATGAACCTGAAACCAGGTTTTATATCTGCAAGCATTGTGGATATAAGTGGAGAGAATATTAG
- a CDS encoding malate dehydrogenase, whose protein sequence is MISIIGSGRVGATTAAFLMFGDVDNNITLIDVVEGVPQGEALDLNHTAAILGKAVTLKGSNNFEDIKGSDIVIVTAGLARKPGMTREELAAKNAEIVSGVAENIKKYAPNAIVIITTNPLDAMVTVLNNKLKFPRNRIIGFSGILDSRRMAYYSAQYIGISPAAIMPLVLGQHGENMYPVPELSMVYGKSLKSFLTEEQYGKVVKDTVNAGATVTNLRKFSSNWGPAAGILLMVDAIKKDRKIALEASVYLDGEYGVKNIFAEVPVILGKGGMEKIIEVELTPSQKEQFIKSIEAIKANLKQVPANYL, encoded by the coding sequence ATGATATCAATAATAGGTTCCGGAAGAGTAGGTGCAACAACTGCCGCTTTTTTAATGTTTGGTGATGTGGATAACAACATCACACTGATAGATGTGGTTGAGGGAGTACCACAGGGAGAAGCTTTGGATCTAAATCACACAGCCGCAATACTTGGTAAGGCTGTGACCTTAAAAGGCTCAAATAACTTTGAAGACATAAAAGGTAGTGATATAGTTATAGTAACCGCTGGATTGGCCAGAAAACCAGGAATGACCAGAGAAGAGCTTGCTGCCAAAAATGCGGAGATTGTGTCTGGTGTGGCAGAAAATATTAAAAAATATGCTCCTAATGCAATAGTAATTATCACCACAAATCCTCTAGATGCAATGGTCACGGTTTTAAACAACAAATTAAAGTTCCCGCGAAATAGAATAATAGGGTTTAGTGGTATATTGGATTCCAGGAGAATGGCCTATTACTCTGCACAATATATAGGTATTTCTCCAGCAGCTATAATGCCTTTGGTTTTAGGACAGCACGGAGAAAACATGTATCCTGTACCTGAATTATCCATGGTCTATGGAAAGAGTCTTAAATCTTTTCTCACCGAGGAACAGTATGGAAAAGTTGTGAAAGATACCGTAAATGCTGGTGCTACTGTAACAAATCTGAGAAAATTCAGCAGTAACTGGGGCCCGGCCGCAGGAATTTTACTGATGGTTGATGCTATAAAGAAAGACCGAAAAATAGCTTTAGAAGCTAGTGTGTATCTTGATGGAGAATACGGAGTGAAAAATATATTTGCAGAAGTGCCAGTAATACTAGGAAAAGGTGGCATGGAAAAAATCATAGAGGTTGAATTAACCCCGTCACAGAAAGAACAGTTCATAAAAAGCATAGAAGCAATAAAAGCAAATTTGAAGCAGGTACCTGCAAACTATTTATAA
- a CDS encoding ATP-NAD kinase family protein, whose translation MSNMKKIGFIINPVAGMGGKVGLKGTDFKVEEAVKLGAKEISEHRALEFLEHVSYSIEFFTCSGKMGENALKFKNLKYHIVYFAGQNTDKTDTIAAVKELLKLNVDLIIFVGGDGTARDIASECKDTPILGIPSGVKMYSGVFANRPKEAAEILKKFLEDEADRIEAEILDIDEQAYSENNLKIKFYRTVNTIYIPDLMQQSKAEYYGVDEEESKQGIAEYLYDTMSSDTLYLIGAGTTAKKILELYNLSGTLLGIDAIYNRELVGKDLNEKKILELIKNYSNKKIILSPIGNQGFILGRGNLQISEKVLERFEKKDLIIVATEQKIMNLKFLKIDTGSEKIDNKFKGYYKIIVGFQKMKVLKLI comes from the coding sequence ATGAGCAATATGAAAAAGATAGGATTTATAATAAATCCAGTTGCAGGCATGGGTGGGAAAGTAGGGCTTAAAGGCACGGATTTTAAAGTAGAAGAGGCCGTAAAATTAGGTGCAAAAGAGATATCAGAGCATAGAGCTTTAGAGTTTTTAGAGCATGTCTCTTACAGCATTGAATTTTTTACATGTTCTGGTAAAATGGGTGAAAATGCACTTAAATTCAAGAATTTAAAATATCACATTGTCTATTTTGCGGGGCAGAATACTGATAAAACAGATACGATAGCAGCAGTAAAAGAATTATTGAAATTAAATGTAGATCTTATAATTTTTGTAGGTGGAGATGGTACTGCCAGAGACATTGCATCAGAATGCAAGGATACGCCAATACTCGGAATCCCGAGCGGCGTGAAGATGTATTCTGGTGTATTTGCAAACAGGCCTAAGGAAGCGGCAGAAATATTGAAAAAATTTTTAGAAGATGAGGCGGATAGAATAGAGGCTGAGATATTAGATATTGATGAGCAAGCATACTCTGAAAACAATCTTAAGATTAAATTTTACAGAACGGTGAATACCATATATATACCTGATCTAATGCAGCAGAGTAAAGCTGAGTATTATGGCGTTGATGAGGAAGAAAGTAAGCAAGGTATTGCAGAGTACCTTTACGATACGATGAGTTCGGATACATTGTATCTGATAGGAGCGGGAACTACTGCAAAGAAGATATTGGAGCTTTATAACTTGTCAGGAACTTTGCTAGGAATTGATGCTATTTACAATAGAGAACTGGTTGGAAAAGATCTTAATGAAAAAAAAATATTAGAGTTAATTAAAAATTACAGTAATAAAAAAATTATATTATCTCCCATTGGAAACCAAGGTTTTATACTTGGCCGCGGAAACCTTCAGATTTCCGAAAAAGTGCTTGAGCGATTTGAAAAGAAAGATCTTATTATAGTAGCCACAGAGCAGAAAATAATGAATTTAAAATTTTTAAAAATAGATACAGGCTCTGAAAAAATAGATAACAAATTTAAAGGGTATTATAAGATCATTGTTGGATTTCAAAAGATGAAAGTTTTAAAACTAATTTGA
- the sepF gene encoding cell division protein SepF — MPAFIRRKQIKTLEKSAAIGTEPRKFIDLNDFEPGVESTASGPIIKIAEISRFEDLNSVTDVVYNGDILVIDYSILASDELTLRRIVGELKNVAKDVNGDVAGIGKNLLFLTPSGMKIDRNKIKIGAKQ, encoded by the coding sequence ATGCCAGCATTTATTAGAAGAAAACAGATTAAAACGCTTGAAAAATCAGCAGCTATTGGTACAGAGCCTAGAAAATTCATAGATTTGAACGATTTCGAGCCGGGTGTTGAAAGCACTGCATCAGGTCCTATAATTAAGATCGCAGAGATCTCCAGATTTGAAGATCTTAATTCGGTTACAGATGTAGTATATAATGGAGATATCTTGGTTATAGATTACAGTATACTTGCAAGTGACGAACTAACGCTGAGAAGAATTGTTGGAGAACTGAAGAATGTCGCGAAGGATGTTAATGGAGATGTGGCAGGTATTGGAAAGAATTTGTTGTTTTTAACTCCTTCTGGTATGAAAATAGACAGAAACAAAATCAAGATTGGTGCCAAACAATAA
- a CDS encoding thiamine pyrophosphate-dependent enzyme, giving the protein MDQKIYVHPRVKPDWCPGCGNFAQHNAIRSVLSKLNIEPYNVVTVSGIGCSSNMPEYLNTYGFHGIHGRLLPVAQAIKWSNPDLTVIAYGGDGDGYFEGTNHLIHAAKRNVDITYIVSDNQIFGLTTGQASPTSELGMITKTTPYGNVEYPINPLTIALSAGATFVARGFSGELAHLEMLIQRAIEHKGFSLIDVMSPCITWNKLDTYEYFKQKTYKLDEEHITDFSYAYNKALETEKIPIGIFYEISRPKYEDLDPVLKTVNLSKDKIQINKDEALKEFL; this is encoded by the coding sequence ATGGATCAGAAAATTTATGTTCACCCTCGCGTTAAGCCAGACTGGTGCCCTGGCTGTGGCAATTTTGCACAGCACAATGCAATAAGATCAGTGCTCTCAAAACTAAATATAGAGCCATATAACGTTGTTACAGTATCTGGGATCGGATGTTCAAGCAACATGCCTGAATATCTAAACACATACGGTTTCCATGGTATTCACGGGAGATTATTGCCTGTAGCGCAGGCAATTAAATGGAGTAATCCAGACTTAACAGTAATTGCATATGGAGGTGATGGAGATGGGTATTTTGAAGGCACAAATCATCTTATCCACGCGGCAAAAAGAAATGTGGATATAACATACATTGTTTCAGACAACCAAATATTTGGGTTAACTACTGGTCAGGCATCTCCAACGTCAGAGCTTGGAATGATAACAAAGACCACACCTTATGGAAATGTAGAGTATCCGATAAATCCATTAACAATAGCTCTAAGTGCAGGAGCTACATTTGTAGCTAGAGGCTTTTCAGGAGAGCTGGCTCACCTAGAAATGCTGATACAAAGGGCCATAGAGCATAAAGGTTTCTCTTTAATAGATGTGATGAGCCCTTGCATTACATGGAACAAACTAGATACTTATGAATATTTTAAGCAGAAAACATACAAACTTGACGAAGAGCACATAACAGATTTTTCATATGCTTACAATAAAGCATTAGAAACTGAAAAAATACCTATTGGCATTTTTTATGAAATATCAAGACCGAAATATGAGGATCTTGATCCAGTATTAAAAACTGTGAACCTGAGTAAAGATAAGATACAGATCAATAAAGATGAGGCTTTAAAAGAGTTTTTATAA
- a CDS encoding 2-oxoacid:acceptor oxidoreductase family protein yields the protein MLSIKFAGSGGQGAILAGMILGKACAIYEDKEVVFTESYGAETRGGFSSSSVILSDTKIDYPYIINADILVAMSQKGYNTFKDILKEDGLLIYEKDLVKINAEKNSKGISATNIAKENLGKTIYVNLVILGYLTRITKIVSEKAMINAIKDSVPEKTFEANKNAFYLGFNVSN from the coding sequence ATGTTATCCATAAAATTCGCGGGATCTGGAGGACAGGGTGCTATACTTGCAGGTATGATACTTGGCAAAGCTTGCGCAATATATGAAGACAAAGAAGTGGTGTTTACTGAGAGTTATGGTGCAGAAACCCGGGGCGGATTTTCCAGCTCTTCAGTGATTTTGTCTGACACGAAGATAGACTATCCGTATATTATAAACGCTGATATTCTTGTTGCAATGTCTCAAAAAGGCTATAATACGTTCAAAGATATATTGAAAGAGGATGGGTTGTTAATATACGAAAAAGATCTGGTAAAAATAAATGCTGAGAAAAACAGTAAAGGTATATCCGCTACAAATATTGCAAAAGAAAATCTTGGAAAAACCATATATGTCAATCTGGTCATTCTTGGATATCTGACAAGAATTACAAAGATTGTGTCAGAAAAAGCAATGATTAATGCTATTAAAGATTCTGTGCCAGAAAAAACATTTGAGGCAAACAAAAATGCATTTTATCTTGGATTTAACGTCTCAAATTAG